In one Massilia endophytica genomic region, the following are encoded:
- a CDS encoding PilT/PilU family type 4a pilus ATPase, with the protein MERDQASKFMFDLLRLMVSKKGSDLFITAGFPPAMKIDGKMTPVSQQALTPAHTADLARSIMNDKQTASFEATKEANFAIAPGDLGRFRVSAFVQMGSVGMVLRVINSSIPKLEDLGLPEVLKDVIMAKRGLVIMVGATGSGKSTTLAAMVGYRNANSYGHIITIEDPVEFVHPHGNCVVTQREVGVDTDDWEIALKNTLRQAPDVIQIGEIRDRQTMDHAIAFAETGHLCLATLHANSSNQALDRIINFFPEERRQQLLMDLSLNLKGMISQRLIPLKEAKGRAVAIEIMLNSPLIADLIFKGEVHEIKELMKKSRELGMQTFDQSLFDLYEAGKISYEDALRNADSVNDLRLAIKLESKDARNRDLAAGTEHLGLV; encoded by the coding sequence ATGGAACGCGACCAGGCATCCAAATTCATGTTCGACCTGCTGCGCCTCATGGTCAGCAAAAAAGGCTCGGACCTTTTCATCACCGCCGGCTTCCCGCCCGCGATGAAAATCGACGGCAAGATGACGCCCGTATCGCAGCAGGCCCTCACGCCCGCGCACACGGCGGACCTGGCCCGTTCGATCATGAACGACAAGCAGACCGCCAGCTTCGAGGCAACGAAAGAAGCCAACTTCGCCATCGCCCCCGGCGACCTGGGACGCTTCCGCGTTTCCGCCTTCGTGCAGATGGGTTCCGTGGGCATGGTGCTGCGCGTGATTAACAGCTCCATTCCGAAGCTGGAAGACCTGGGCCTGCCCGAGGTGCTGAAGGACGTGATCATGGCCAAGCGCGGCCTGGTTATCATGGTGGGCGCCACGGGCTCCGGCAAATCGACCACGCTGGCGGCCATGGTGGGCTACCGCAACGCCAACAGCTACGGCCATATCATCACGATCGAGGACCCGGTGGAATTCGTTCACCCGCACGGCAACTGCGTGGTGACCCAGCGCGAAGTGGGCGTGGACACGGATGACTGGGAAATCGCGCTGAAGAACACCCTGCGCCAGGCGCCGGACGTCATCCAGATCGGCGAGATCCGCGACCGCCAGACCATGGACCACGCCATCGCCTTCGCCGAAACCGGCCACCTCTGCCTGGCCACGCTGCACGCGAACAGCTCCAACCAGGCCCTGGACCGCATCATCAACTTCTTCCCCGAAGAGCGCCGCCAGCAGCTGCTGATGGACCTTTCCCTGAACCTGAAAGGCATGATCTCCCAGCGCCTGATTCCGCTCAAGGAAGCCAAGGGCCGCGCGGTCGCCATCGAGATCATGCTGAACTCCCCGCTGATCGCGGACCTGATCTTCAAGGGCGAAGTCCACGAGATCAAGGAGTTGATGAAGAAGTCGCGCGAACTGGGCATGCAGACCTTCGACCAGTCGCTTTTCGACCTCTACGAAGCGGGCAAGATCTCCTACGAAGACGCGCTGCGCAACGCGGACTCCGTCAACGACCTGCGCCTGGCCATCAAGCTCGAAAGCAAGGACGCGCGCAACCGCGACCTCGCGGCCGGCACCGAACACCTGGGCCTCGTGTAA
- a CDS encoding type IV pilus twitching motility protein PilT produces the protein MDISELLAFSVKNKASDLHLSAGLPPMIRVHGDVRRINLPPLEHKDVHGMIYDIMNDGQRKAYEEMLECDFSFAIPGLARFRVNAYNQERGASAVMRTIPSKILTLEELNAPKIFAEFALKPRGLVLVTGPTGSGKSTTLAAMINHLNENEYGHILTIEDPIEFVHESKKCLINQREVGPHTLSFNNALRSALREDPDAILVGELRDLETIRLALSAAETGHLVFGTLHTSSAAKTIDRIVDVFPAEEKEMVRAMLSESLQAVISQTLLKTKDGSGRVAAHEIMVGTPAIRNLIREAKIAQMYSAIQTGSNVGMQTLDQNLTDLVRRNVISSAAARNAAKIPENFPG, from the coding sequence ATGGACATCTCCGAACTACTCGCATTCTCCGTCAAGAACAAGGCATCCGACCTCCACCTCTCGGCCGGCCTGCCGCCCATGATCCGCGTGCACGGCGACGTCCGCCGCATCAACCTGCCACCGCTTGAGCACAAGGACGTGCACGGCATGATCTATGACATCATGAACGACGGCCAGCGCAAGGCCTACGAGGAAATGCTGGAGTGCGACTTCTCCTTCGCCATTCCCGGCCTGGCGCGCTTCCGTGTGAACGCCTACAACCAGGAGCGCGGCGCCTCGGCGGTGATGCGGACCATTCCGTCCAAGATCCTGACGCTGGAAGAGCTGAACGCACCGAAGATCTTCGCCGAATTCGCCCTCAAGCCGCGCGGCCTGGTGCTCGTTACCGGCCCCACCGGCTCGGGCAAATCGACCACGCTGGCGGCCATGATCAACCACCTGAACGAGAACGAGTACGGCCACATCCTCACCATCGAGGACCCGATCGAGTTCGTGCACGAATCGAAGAAGTGCCTGATCAACCAGCGGGAAGTCGGCCCGCACACCCTCTCCTTCAACAACGCGCTGCGCTCCGCGCTGCGTGAAGACCCGGACGCCATCCTGGTCGGCGAGCTGCGCGACCTGGAAACCATCCGCCTCGCCTTGTCCGCCGCCGAAACGGGCCACCTGGTGTTCGGCACCCTGCACACCTCCTCCGCCGCCAAGACCATCGACCGTATCGTCGACGTGTTCCCGGCCGAGGAAAAGGAGATGGTGCGCGCCATGCTGTCCGAATCGCTGCAGGCCGTCATCTCGCAAACGCTGCTGAAGACGAAGGACGGTTCCGGCCGCGTGGCCGCCCACGAAATCATGGTGGGCACGCCCGCGATCCGCAACCTGATCCGCGAGGCGAAGATCGCGCAGATGTATTCCGCCATCCAGACCGGCAGCAATGTCGGCATGCAGACGCTGGACCAGAACCTCACGGACCTCGTGCGCCGCAACGTGATCTCGTCCGCCGCCGCCCGCAACGCGGCCAAGATCCCCGAAAACTTCCCTGGCTAA
- a CDS encoding YggS family pyridoxal phosphate-dependent enzyme, protein MSTIPQNLQAVASAIVAAAAEAGRRPDSVRLLAVSKTFGPDAVEAAAAAGQRAFGENYVQEGVDKIRTLRETLPHAALEWHFIGPIQSNKTRPIAEHFDWVHTVEREKIAQRLSEQRPAGLGPVNICLQVNISGEASKSGVAPQEVADLARKVASLPNLQLRGLMAIPEPTDDESQQRTAFRAMRELFDGLRADGLALDTLSMGMSADMRAAILEGATIVRVGSAIFGARSYNKG, encoded by the coding sequence ATGTCCACAATCCCCCAGAACTTGCAAGCTGTCGCTTCCGCCATTGTTGCCGCTGCCGCCGAGGCAGGGCGCCGCCCGGACAGCGTGCGTTTGCTGGCCGTTTCCAAAACCTTCGGCCCCGATGCGGTGGAAGCCGCGGCGGCAGCCGGGCAGCGCGCCTTCGGCGAGAACTATGTGCAGGAAGGCGTGGACAAGATTCGCACGTTGCGCGAAACCCTGCCGCACGCAGCGCTGGAGTGGCATTTCATCGGCCCGATCCAGAGCAACAAGACGCGGCCCATTGCCGAGCATTTCGACTGGGTGCACACCGTCGAGCGGGAGAAGATCGCGCAGCGCCTGTCCGAACAGCGCCCGGCGGGGCTGGGGCCGGTCAATATCTGCCTGCAGGTGAATATCAGTGGGGAAGCCAGCAAGAGCGGCGTGGCGCCGCAGGAAGTGGCGGACCTGGCGCGCAAGGTGGCAAGCCTGCCGAATTTGCAACTGCGCGGCCTGATGGCGATTCCTGAACCCACGGACGACGAGTCGCAGCAGCGCACCGCCTTCCGCGCCATGCGCGAGCTGTTCGACGGCCTGCGCGCGGACGGGCTGGCGCTCGATACGCTGTCCATGGGCATGTCCGCCGATATGCGGGCCGCGATACTGGAAGGCGCGACCATTGTGCGCGTCGGCAGCGCCATCTTCGGCGCGCGTTCATACAACAAGGGATAA
- the proC gene encoding pyrroline-5-carboxylate reductase, which translates to MKIAFVGGGNMAAALIAGLAGKLTPGANIHVADPNPASLEKLHAQFGVSTASAADGKVAEAEVIVLAVKPQSMREVAAQLLPLLQGAQAAGRQPLVLSIAAGIRAADLSRWLGGYQAIVRTMPNTPALIGQGVTGMVASSGVTAQQREAADRILKAVGQTVWLDDEALIDPVTAVSGSGPAYVFYFIEAMQQAALEMGLTAEQGTQLAIATFTGAAQLAAQSEEPVSVLRERVTSKGGTTYAALTSMENSGVKAAIVTALKAAAARGKELGEELGAEGTDPA; encoded by the coding sequence ATGAAGATTGCATTCGTAGGCGGCGGGAATATGGCCGCCGCGCTGATCGCGGGCCTGGCTGGCAAGCTGACGCCGGGCGCCAATATCCACGTGGCGGACCCCAATCCGGCTTCGCTGGAGAAGCTGCATGCGCAGTTTGGCGTGAGCACTGCCAGCGCAGCGGACGGGAAAGTGGCGGAGGCCGAGGTGATCGTCCTCGCCGTGAAGCCGCAGAGCATGCGCGAGGTGGCGGCCCAGCTGCTGCCGCTGCTGCAGGGCGCGCAGGCGGCGGGACGCCAGCCGCTCGTGCTGTCGATTGCAGCGGGCATTCGCGCGGCGGACCTGTCGCGCTGGCTCGGCGGCTACCAGGCCATCGTGCGCACCATGCCCAATACGCCAGCGCTGATCGGGCAGGGTGTGACGGGCATGGTGGCTTCCAGCGGCGTGACGGCGCAGCAGCGCGAAGCGGCGGACCGGATTCTGAAGGCCGTGGGCCAGACTGTATGGCTGGACGACGAGGCGCTGATCGATCCGGTGACGGCGGTATCGGGCAGCGGCCCCGCCTATGTGTTCTACTTCATCGAGGCGATGCAGCAGGCGGCGCTGGAGATGGGGCTGACGGCGGAGCAGGGTACGCAGCTCGCCATTGCCACCTTCACGGGCGCGGCGCAGCTGGCGGCGCAGTCGGAAGAGCCGGTGTCGGTGCTGCGCGAGCGGGTCACGTCGAAAGGCGGCACCACCTATGCGGCGCTGACGAGCATGGAGAACAGTGGGGTGAAGGCTGCGATTGTGACGGCGCTGAAGGCGGCGGCGGCACGCGGCAAGGAGCTCGGCGAGGAGTTGGGAGCAGAGGGGACAGACCCTGCATAG
- a CDS encoding DUF883 family protein — translation MDQTPATPSKSNGMTHTQSNENSEARERLMGDLKSAINDAEQWLRSASNAGAEDLNEVKSKFQETLRTAKTDLLKMEDTVLAKGKMAVQATDVYVHDNPWKSVGLGAAIGVIVGMLISSRT, via the coding sequence ATGGACCAGACCCCAGCAACGCCGAGCAAATCGAATGGCATGACCCACACGCAGAGCAACGAGAACAGCGAAGCGCGCGAGCGCCTGATGGGCGACCTGAAATCCGCCATCAACGACGCTGAACAATGGCTGCGCAGCGCCAGCAACGCCGGCGCGGAAGACCTGAACGAAGTGAAGTCGAAATTCCAGGAAACCCTGCGCACGGCCAAGACCGACCTGCTGAAGATGGAAGACACCGTCCTAGCCAAGGGCAAGATGGCGGTACAGGCGACCGACGTTTATGTGCACGACAATCCGTGGAAATCGGTGGGCCTGGGTGCCGCCATTGGCGTCATCGTCGGCATGCTGATCTCTTCGCGCACTTAG
- the ubiA gene encoding 4-hydroxybenzoate octaprenyltransferase, with product MQATSPSPSKLQLYFRLVRLDKPIGTVLLLWPTLSALWLASGGVPDWRLLLIFSLGTFLMRSAGCAVNDYADQDFDRHVKRTADRPITSGRISGKEALAIAAGLSLIAFLLIQPLNALVKQLSVAALIIAGTYPYFKRFFAIPQAYLGIAFGFGIPMAFAAVQNSVPAFAWLLLLGNVFWAVAYDTEYAMVDRDDDLKIGIKTSAITFGRADVAIIMLCYGVHLAILLAAGAHFGLGPWYLLGLALAAGCAVYHYFLIRTRERAPCFAAFRHNNYLGAAVFAGIALDYALR from the coding sequence GTGCAAGCCACATCCCCTTCTCCCAGCAAGCTTCAGCTGTATTTCCGCCTGGTCCGCCTGGACAAGCCCATCGGCACGGTGCTCCTGCTCTGGCCGACGCTCAGCGCGCTCTGGCTGGCTTCGGGCGGCGTACCGGACTGGCGCCTGCTCCTGATCTTCAGCCTCGGCACCTTCCTCATGCGCTCGGCGGGCTGCGCCGTGAACGACTATGCCGACCAGGATTTCGACCGGCATGTGAAGCGCACGGCCGACCGCCCCATTACCAGCGGCCGCATCAGCGGCAAGGAAGCGCTGGCCATCGCAGCGGGGCTGTCGCTGATCGCCTTCCTGCTGATCCAGCCTTTGAACGCGCTCGTCAAGCAGCTGAGCGTGGCCGCCCTCATCATCGCGGGCACCTACCCCTACTTCAAGCGCTTCTTCGCCATTCCCCAGGCCTATCTCGGCATCGCCTTCGGCTTCGGCATTCCCATGGCCTTTGCCGCCGTGCAGAATTCCGTGCCCGCCTTCGCCTGGCTGCTCCTGCTGGGCAATGTGTTCTGGGCCGTGGCTTACGATACCGAATACGCCATGGTGGACCGGGATGACGATCTGAAAATCGGCATCAAGACCTCGGCCATTACCTTCGGCCGGGCGGACGTGGCCATCATCATGCTGTGCTACGGCGTGCATCTCGCCATTCTGCTGGCGGCGGGCGCGCACTTCGGCCTGGGGCCGTGGTATCTGCTGGGATTGGCGCTTGCCGCAGGCTGCGCCGTCTACCACTACTTCCTGATCCGCACACGCGAGCGTGCGCCCTGTTTCGCTGCTTTCCGGCACAATAATTATCTGGGCGCGGCCGTCTTTGCCGGTATCGCGCTCGATTACGCACTGCGCTGA
- a CDS encoding hydrogen peroxide-inducible genes activator — MTLTELKYIVAVARAKHFGHAAEACFVAQPTLSVAIKKLEDELGVTLFERGGAEISVTPLGAQIVAQAERVLEQTAAIKELAKQNKDPLSGPLRLGVIYTIGPYLLPPLVKLMIEKTPQMPLILQENYTVKLLELLRQGELDAAIMALPLPDHGMSMRPLYDEPFVVAMPRQHGWADRKSIPAEDLKTETMLLLGAGHCFRDQVLEVCPEMARFSAPGNGMQRTFEGSSLETIRHMVASGIGLTVLPRASVQDMEPKDGMLQFRQFSEPSPSRRVVIVWRKSFTRKAAIDAICDAVAECDLPGVTMLGKDEAE, encoded by the coding sequence ATGACACTTACCGAGTTGAAATATATCGTCGCTGTTGCGCGAGCGAAACATTTCGGCCACGCCGCCGAGGCCTGTTTCGTTGCCCAGCCGACGCTTTCGGTAGCCATCAAGAAGCTGGAAGACGAGCTGGGCGTTACCCTGTTCGAACGGGGCGGCGCCGAAATCTCCGTCACGCCGCTGGGCGCGCAGATCGTGGCCCAGGCCGAGCGCGTGCTCGAGCAGACCGCCGCCATCAAGGAACTTGCCAAGCAGAACAAGGACCCGCTCTCCGGCCCCCTGCGCCTGGGCGTGATCTACACCATCGGCCCCTACCTGCTGCCGCCCCTCGTCAAGCTGATGATCGAGAAAACCCCGCAGATGCCCCTTATCCTGCAGGAGAACTACACGGTCAAGCTGCTGGAGCTGCTGCGCCAGGGCGAGCTGGATGCGGCCATCATGGCCCTGCCCCTGCCGGATCATGGCATGTCCATGCGCCCCCTGTACGACGAGCCCTTCGTGGTGGCCATGCCGCGCCAGCACGGGTGGGCGGACCGCAAGAGCATTCCCGCCGAGGACCTGAAGACCGAAACCATGCTGCTGCTGGGCGCGGGCCACTGCTTCCGCGACCAGGTGCTGGAAGTCTGCCCCGAAATGGCGCGCTTCTCGGCGCCGGGCAACGGCATGCAGCGCACTTTCGAAGGCTCCTCGCTCGAAACCATCCGCCACATGGTGGCCAGCGGCATCGGCCTCACGGTGCTGCCGCGCGCCTCCGTGCAGGATATGGAACCGAAGGACGGGATGTTGCAGTTCCGTCAATTCAGCGAACCCTCCCCCTCGCGGCGGGTCGTCATCGTCTGGCGCAAGAGCTTCACCCGCAAGGCGGCCATCGACGCCATCTGCGACGCCGTCGCCGAGTGCGATCTGCCGGGCGTCACCATGCTGGGCAAGGACGAGGCGGAGTAG
- a CDS encoding PilT/PilU family type 4a pilus ATPase — MSLTPDEAQAYIHKLLKAMHQVGGSDLFISSDFPPSIKSQGSMRALSQQRLTGDVTRALAYALMNERQRAEFEAEMECNFAISLPDVCRFRVNVFVQQQNVGMVVRTIASEIPNFEKLDLPDVLKDVIMTKRGLVLVVGGTGSGKSTTLAAMIDYRNSNSAGHIITVEDPVEYVHKNKGCLITHREVGVDTHSWHHALKNTLRQAPDVILIGEIRDTETMEHAIAFAETGHLCLGTLHANNANQTMDRIINFFPEERRNQLLMDLSSNLRAIVSQRLIRTEDGKGRKAAIEILLNTPTIAEMIFKGNFHGIKEIMHKSRELGMCTFDQALYELYNKGYISYEEALRNADSTNGLRLQIKLHGDRKEPGGAAAAASASLSMQVDEEDEEEPGT, encoded by the coding sequence ATGAGTCTCACTCCCGACGAAGCCCAGGCTTACATCCACAAACTGCTGAAGGCGATGCACCAGGTGGGCGGTTCGGACCTGTTCATCTCGTCCGATTTTCCGCCAAGCATTAAATCGCAGGGCTCGATGCGGGCCCTGAGCCAGCAGCGCCTGACGGGCGACGTTACGCGGGCCCTGGCCTACGCCCTGATGAACGAGCGCCAGCGCGCCGAGTTCGAAGCCGAGATGGAATGTAACTTCGCCATCTCCCTGCCGGATGTGTGCCGATTCCGCGTGAACGTCTTCGTACAGCAGCAAAACGTGGGCATGGTAGTGAGGACCATCGCCTCCGAGATTCCGAATTTCGAAAAGCTGGACCTGCCCGACGTGCTGAAGGACGTCATTATGACCAAGCGCGGCCTGGTGCTGGTAGTGGGCGGCACGGGCTCGGGCAAGTCGACCACGCTGGCCGCCATGATCGACTACCGCAACAGCAATTCGGCGGGGCACATCATCACCGTCGAAGACCCGGTGGAGTACGTCCACAAGAACAAGGGCTGCCTGATCACGCACCGCGAGGTGGGCGTCGATACGCATTCGTGGCACCACGCGCTGAAGAACACGCTGCGCCAGGCCCCGGACGTGATCCTGATCGGCGAAATCCGAGACACGGAAACCATGGAACACGCGATTGCGTTTGCCGAGACCGGACACCTCTGCCTGGGCACCCTGCACGCGAACAACGCGAACCAGACGATGGACCGCATCATCAATTTCTTCCCGGAGGAGCGGCGCAACCAGCTGCTGATGGACCTCTCCTCGAACCTGCGCGCCATTGTGTCGCAGCGCCTGATCCGCACCGAGGACGGCAAGGGGCGGAAGGCCGCGATCGAAATCCTGCTCAATACGCCGACGATTGCGGAGATGATCTTCAAGGGCAATTTCCACGGCATCAAGGAGATCATGCACAAATCGCGGGAGCTGGGCATGTGCACCTTCGACCAGGCCCTGTACGAGCTTTATAATAAGGGCTACATCTCCTACGAAGAAGCGCTGCGCAACGCGGACTCCACGAACGGGCTGCGCCTGCAGATCAAGCTGCACGGCGACCGCAAGGAACCGGGCGGCGCGGCGGCGGCCGCCTCTGCATCGCTCAGCATGCAGGTGGACGAAGAAGACGAAGAAGAACCAGGCACATGA
- a CDS encoding adenylyltransferase/cytidyltransferase family protein translates to MIPFEEKICPRAELAARIASLPKPVVLTNGVFDILHRGHVTYLAQARELGASLVVAANTDASVKRLGKGDDRPLNNCEDRMAVLAALESVSLVVPFGEDTALEVVLEARPEIYAKGGDYDMTAIPEGKAVLGYGGKAVAIDFQHDRSTSKLLAKVRTFGK, encoded by the coding sequence ATGATCCCCTTTGAAGAAAAAATCTGCCCGCGCGCCGAACTGGCCGCGCGCATTGCATCGCTGCCGAAGCCGGTGGTGCTGACCAACGGCGTATTCGACATCCTGCACCGCGGCCACGTCACCTACCTTGCGCAGGCGCGCGAGCTGGGCGCCTCGCTGGTGGTGGCAGCCAATACCGACGCATCGGTCAAGCGTTTGGGGAAAGGCGACGACCGGCCCCTGAACAACTGCGAAGACCGGATGGCCGTACTGGCCGCGCTGGAATCGGTGAGCCTCGTGGTGCCCTTCGGCGAAGACACGGCGCTGGAAGTCGTGCTCGAAGCGCGTCCGGAAATCTACGCGAAGGGCGGGGACTACGACATGACCGCGATCCCCGAAGGGAAGGCCGTGCTGGGCTACGGAGGCAAGGCCGTGGCCATCGACTTCCAGCACGACCGCTCGACCAGCAAGCTGCTGGCCAAGGTCCGCACCTTCGGCAAATAG
- a CDS encoding GlcG/HbpS family heme-binding protein — protein MLRNILLPLLAALPLAASAANLSDQLTQKAVLNQNVVRQIAAAAEAEARRNNWNVSIAIVDEAGRLMHFVRMDDTPNSSVEVAQGKARHAVNYRRDTKFHQEILEKGNAVVLGLPDITPIEGGLRLLAAGKVIGGIGVSGVQASQDAQIARAGAALLGD, from the coding sequence ATGCTGCGCAATATCCTGCTGCCCCTCCTGGCAGCCTTGCCACTCGCGGCCAGCGCTGCGAACCTGTCGGACCAGCTGACCCAGAAGGCGGTGTTGAACCAGAACGTGGTGCGCCAGATCGCTGCCGCCGCCGAAGCGGAGGCGCGCAGGAATAACTGGAATGTGTCGATCGCCATCGTGGACGAGGCGGGCCGCCTGATGCATTTCGTGCGCATGGACGATACGCCCAATTCCTCCGTCGAGGTGGCACAGGGGAAGGCGCGCCACGCCGTGAACTACCGGCGCGACACGAAGTTTCATCAAGAGATTCTGGAGAAGGGCAACGCCGTCGTCCTGGGCCTGCCGGACATCACACCCATCGAGGGCGGCCTGCGGCTGCTGGCGGCGGGCAAGGTGATCGGCGGTATCGGCGTGTCCGGCGTCCAGGCATCGCAGGACGCTCAGATCGCCCGCGCGGGCGCCGCCCTCCTGGGCGACTAA
- a CDS encoding DUF421 domain-containing protein produces MFDLELPWWEYAARAAAIYLFLLVMMRVTGKRTIGQFTPFDLLVVMLLSESVSPGLTGGDNSVHAGVIVATTLIVMNVVIAYITSHSRKMADIIDGTPVLLGRDGKIFDEVVKKCRVAEGDVEQALREADCPLEKMKCAFLEADGKITILQN; encoded by the coding sequence ATGTTCGATCTGGAGTTGCCTTGGTGGGAGTACGCGGCGCGCGCGGCCGCAATCTACTTGTTTCTGCTGGTGATGATGCGCGTCACGGGGAAGCGCACTATCGGCCAGTTCACCCCTTTCGATCTGCTCGTCGTCATGCTGCTGTCGGAGTCGGTGTCGCCTGGCCTCACCGGGGGCGATAATTCGGTGCACGCCGGAGTCATCGTCGCCACCACCTTGATCGTGATGAATGTGGTTATCGCCTACATCACCTCGCATAGCCGGAAGATGGCCGATATCATCGACGGCACCCCTGTCCTCCTCGGCCGCGATGGGAAGATTTTCGATGAGGTGGTGAAGAAGTGCCGCGTCGCCGAGGGCGACGTGGAACAGGCCCTGCGCGAGGCGGACTGTCCCCTGGAGAAGATGAAGTGCGCCTTCCTCGAGGCGGACGGCAAAATCACCATCCTCCAGAACTGA
- a CDS encoding transposase: protein MPRPSRTQFPGALYHVTARGNRRANIFVDDYDRQLWQDMLGETVERFGFTVHGFCLTPNHFHLLVQTRLANLSEGMHYLNGKYAKKFNWRHKLTGHVIQDRFYALLIERESHLLEVARYIALNPLRAQLARDPAAWAWSHHRYCCGLAHSPHWLTTSWIVSQFGDKAAYAQFVVAGIGQPDPLRRQREHNNGTHSPSLSDIAAQHIGRDQAIVAAYRTNSFSLAEIADFFSISSKTVWRMLQKQRQGD, encoded by the coding sequence ATGCCCAGACCTTCCCGAACCCAATTCCCCGGCGCGCTGTATCATGTTACGGCTCGTGGCAATCGTCGCGCGAACATCTTTGTCGACGACTATGATCGCCAACTCTGGCAGGACATGCTCGGAGAAACTGTCGAGCGATTCGGCTTCACGGTGCACGGCTTCTGCCTTACGCCGAATCATTTTCACTTGCTTGTACAAACCAGGCTCGCGAATCTCTCGGAGGGGATGCACTACCTGAATGGTAAGTACGCGAAGAAGTTCAACTGGCGCCACAAGCTGACTGGACACGTCATTCAGGACCGCTTCTATGCCCTCTTGATCGAACGCGAGTCGCATTTACTGGAGGTCGCGCGATACATTGCCCTCAATCCGCTGCGGGCACAGCTGGCGCGCGATCCAGCCGCTTGGGCCTGGAGCCATCATCGATATTGCTGCGGCTTAGCCCATTCTCCGCATTGGCTGACTACCAGTTGGATTGTTTCGCAGTTTGGTGATAAAGCCGCTTACGCGCAGTTTGTGGTGGCGGGCATTGGACAGCCCGATCCCCTCCGCAGGCAGCGGGAGCACAACAATGGTACGCATTCCCCCTCCCTATCCGATATTGCCGCTCAGCACATCGGACGAGACCAAGCGATTGTTGCCGCCTACAGAACAAACAGCTTCAGTTTGGCCGAGATCGCCGATTTTTTCTCAATCTCAAGTAAGACCGTTTGGCGCATGTTGCAAAAACAGCGTCAAGGCGACTAG
- the trmL gene encoding tRNA (uridine(34)/cytosine(34)/5-carboxymethylaminomethyluridine(34)-2'-O)-methyltransferase TrmL encodes MFHVVLVNPEIPPNTGNVIRLCANTGAQLHLIEPLGFELDDAKLRRAGLDYHEFARMKVHKDWSAFLAEVQPDSGRIFAMTTHGSTPFADMHFAPGDVFVFGSETRGLEPGFRESFPASQRIRLPMRPDNRSLNLSNTVAVVVYEAWRQQGYAGGS; translated from the coding sequence TTGTTTCACGTAGTGCTGGTCAACCCCGAGATCCCGCCCAACACGGGCAACGTCATCCGCCTCTGCGCCAACACGGGCGCGCAACTGCACCTGATCGAACCGCTGGGCTTCGAGCTGGACGATGCCAAGCTGCGCCGGGCGGGCCTCGACTACCACGAATTTGCGCGCATGAAAGTGCACAAGGACTGGTCCGCCTTCCTGGCCGAGGTGCAGCCCGACAGCGGCCGCATCTTCGCCATGACCACCCACGGCTCCACGCCCTTTGCCGACATGCACTTCGCGCCGGGGGACGTCTTCGTCTTCGGTTCGGAGACGCGCGGCCTCGAACCCGGCTTCCGCGAAAGTTTCCCTGCAAGCCAGCGCATCCGCCTCCCCATGCGCCCGGACAACCGCAGCCTCAACCTCTCCAACACGGTCGCCGTAGTCGTCTACGAAGCCTGGCGCCAGCAAGGCTACGCCGGCGGCAGCTGA